A window of the Candidatus Microthrix parvicella Bio17-1 genome harbors these coding sequences:
- the modA gene encoding molybdate ABC transporter substrate-binding protein — MTKRLWTVLLVGAMALASVGCGGDEEGSASTGTTAQAADDTVDGPVLVFAAASLTDAFGEMKTSFEADNPGAEVQLNFAGSSALREQILEGAPADVFASANGSNMDAVVEADQVSGKPDAFVTNSLQIAVPPKNPGKVKGLADFANEELLIGLCAEAVPCGDFGREALANADVKASVDTNEPDVRALLTKVGADELDAGIVYVTDVKAAGDDVLGIDIPKADNVVATYPIAALAEAPNPDGAAAFTKFVLSEQGQAILVDFGFGAP; from the coding sequence ATGACCAAGCGGTTGTGGACGGTTTTGTTGGTGGGAGCGATGGCTCTCGCTTCGGTCGGCTGCGGAGGTGACGAAGAGGGCTCGGCGAGCACGGGTACCACCGCCCAGGCGGCGGACGACACGGTTGACGGTCCGGTACTGGTGTTTGCGGCGGCCTCGCTCACCGATGCGTTCGGTGAGATGAAGACCTCCTTTGAGGCCGACAATCCCGGGGCTGAGGTGCAGCTGAACTTCGCCGGCAGCTCGGCGCTCCGTGAGCAGATTCTCGAGGGCGCCCCGGCCGACGTCTTTGCCTCGGCCAACGGTTCGAACATGGACGCCGTGGTCGAAGCGGACCAGGTCTCCGGGAAACCGGACGCGTTCGTCACCAACAGCCTGCAGATCGCTGTGCCGCCGAAGAACCCCGGCAAGGTCAAGGGTCTGGCCGACTTCGCCAACGAGGAGCTGCTGATCGGGCTGTGCGCCGAAGCGGTTCCGTGTGGCGACTTTGGTCGGGAGGCGTTGGCCAACGCCGACGTGAAGGCATCGGTCGACACCAACGAGCCCGACGTTCGGGCTTTGCTCACCAAGGTTGGTGCCGATGAATTGGACGCCGGCATTGTGTACGTCACCGACGTGAAGGCGGCGGGCGACGACGTGCTGGGCATCGATATTCCCAAGGCGGACAACGTGGTTGCGACCTACCCCATCGCCGCACTTGCGGAGGCTCCCAACCCTGATGGGGCTGCGGCCTTCACCAAGTTCGTGTTGTCGGAGCAGGGCCAGGCCATCCTGGTCGACTTTGGCTTTGGCGCACCGTGA
- a CDS encoding ABC transporter permease translates to MSAARRQRVGQRPPLVLVTLGGIGAAVFIIPLLGLASRTPWRKLPELVSSDVVVDALRLSLFTSLLAGIISLMLGVPLAWLLARVEFPGRSIVRAVVTLPMVLPPVVGGAALLFAFGRRGLVGEPLNAATGFLMPFSVWGVVAANVFVAMPFLVVTVEGALAGLDTRYEHAAASLGASRLTVFRRVTLPMIAPSLRAGLVLAWARALGEFGATITFAGNLQGRTQTLPLAVFVALESNRDAAVAMSLVLVAVSLVVLLSLRDRWWTRP, encoded by the coding sequence ATGAGCGCGGCGCGCCGGCAGCGGGTTGGCCAACGGCCCCCGCTCGTGCTGGTAACTCTTGGTGGCATCGGCGCGGCGGTGTTCATCATTCCGTTGTTGGGGCTGGCCAGTCGCACGCCGTGGCGCAAACTCCCCGAGTTGGTGTCCTCCGATGTCGTGGTCGACGCATTGCGGCTGTCGCTGTTCACCTCGTTGCTGGCGGGGATCATCTCGTTGATGTTGGGGGTGCCGCTGGCCTGGCTCTTGGCTCGGGTGGAGTTTCCGGGCCGCAGCATCGTCCGGGCGGTCGTCACGCTGCCGATGGTGTTGCCGCCCGTCGTCGGCGGTGCAGCGTTGCTGTTTGCGTTTGGCCGTCGCGGTCTGGTGGGGGAGCCCCTCAACGCGGCGACCGGGTTCCTCATGCCGTTCTCGGTCTGGGGTGTGGTGGCGGCCAACGTGTTCGTGGCGATGCCGTTTCTGGTCGTCACGGTGGAGGGCGCGCTTGCCGGCCTGGACACGCGCTATGAGCATGCAGCGGCAAGCCTGGGGGCCTCGCGGCTCACCGTGTTCAGGCGAGTGACGCTGCCGATGATCGCCCCGTCGCTGCGTGCGGGCCTGGTGCTGGCCTGGGCCCGGGCATTGGGAGAGTTCGGCGCCACCATCACCTTCGCCGGCAACCTCCAGGGACGCACGCAGACCCTGCCCCTGGCGGTGTTCGTCGCCCTCGAATCCAATCGGGACGCTGCGGTGGCGATGAGCCTGGTGCTGGTGGCGGTGTCGCTGGTGGTGCTGTTGTCGTTGCGTGACCGCTGGTGGACCCGGCCGTGA